The Cloacibacterium caeni region TTGTAAATCATCAAGACCTACAATCGCTTTGTAACCTAGTTTATCTTTTCTAGCTTGTTTTAAATTAAATTCAAAAAGCGAAGACAAAACGCCATTTCTCTTTGCAGGAAAAGCACCGCTATAAAAATCTACATCTTTGATGAAATCTACGGTGATAATTCCTCTTGGTCCACCACTTGCTCCTTGCGTTTGGAAGTGATTAATTACAGGAACTTCAATTCCATCAATGTAAAATTTATTTTCTGCAGAACTTCCTCCACGGATAAAAAGGTCATTTCAGAAAGTTGCTGTACTTCCCACTCCTGGAAAACTTAAAATTGCTTTAGAAACATCACGGTTAGAACCTGCATTTTTTTGCACTTCTTCGCTTGTAATATTTCTAAGGGAAATTGGGGATTCTGCTGTGGTTTTGTATAATTTTTTAGTTAAAGTAACTTCCTGAATTTGTTTTGCTGATTTATTTAATCCGATAGAAAACGTAAGATTTTGATTCGGAACTACGTTGATATCATTCAGAAAACCAACATCATAACCTTCAGAAAAGATTTCGAAATTGTAATTTCCTGACATTAAATCTGTAATAGAAACACTTCCGTTTCCAGTAAAAGTTTGTTCAAAATTTTGAATTTTTACCGTTGCAGAAATCGGTTTTTTAGAAAATTCATCAAAAACCGAGATGGTAACACTTCCTACTTGTGCCAAAACTACTGTGGTCACTAATAAAAGTAAACTGGTAATTAATTTTTTATACATCAAAATATATTTTTTAGTAAAAATAAAACATTTGTTTAGAAAATACGATAAGAAATAGAAATGACGCTTATTGAAAGCGTCATTTCCCCTTAAAAACAACCATTATAAAACTATGAAATTATGGAAGAATGACCTTGTCAATCACATGAATAATTCCATTGAGCAAAAAACAACTTAAGCACTAATGATGAAAAATAACTTTATTTAATCATTAATAGCATTAAAATTCTTTTTTCAAAATTAGTAAATTAATTATTTAATTAATTATTTTTAGTATAGAATTTTACTATAATAGTTATTTATAAAAAACTCCCTTATTAAAAAGGAAGTTTAAAATATTGAAAATCTGAAATTTATCTTATAAAACAATTTCATTTTAAGTTTAAAATAAACTCTCATCCACAAAATTCGGCAACGTCACTTTCAAGTTCGGCTCTGCTTCCATTGCGCGTTTTATGGCAAAGATTGCACCTTCATTTCTAGCCCAACTTCTTCTGGAAATTCCGTTGTTTACATCCCAAAAAAGCATTGATTTTAATCTTCGGTCGGCATCTTCAGAACCATCCAATAACATTCCGAAACCACCATTAATCACTTCTCCCCAACCAACTCCACCTCCATTGTGAATTGAAACCCAAGTTGCACCTCGGAAACTGTCGCCAATTACATTATGAATCGCCATATCTGCTGTAAAACGGCTTCCGTCATAAATATTAGACGTTTCTCTGTAAGGTGAATCTGTTCCAGAAACATCGTGATGATCCCTTCCCAAAACAACAGGGCCAATTTCTCCATTTTTAATGGCTTGATTAAATTTTTCGGCAATTTTCATTCTACCTTCTGCGTCGGCGTAGAGAATTCTCGCTTGTGAACCAACAACCAAATTATTTTCTTGCGCTCCTTTAATCCAAGTAATGTTGTCTTGCATTTGTTGCTGAATCTCTTCTGGAGAATTTTTCATGATTTCTTCTAAAACTTCGCAAGCGATTTCATCGGTTTTTTGTAAATCTTCAGGTTTTCCTGAAGCACAAACCCAACGAAACGGTCCAAATCCGTAATCAAAACACATCGGTCCCATTATATCTTGAACATAACTTGGATATTTAAACTCTCTTCCCAAAGTTGGGTTTTCTGCCAAAACATCGGCTCCAGCTCTAGAACATTCAAGCAGAAAAGCGTTTCCATAATCAAAGAAATACGTTCCTTTTTCGGTGTGTTTATTAATTGTAGCAGCGTGTCTTCTTAAACTTTCCTGAACTTTTTCCTTGAATAATTCTGGATTTTCCGCCATCATCTTATTGGAATCTTCAAAAGAAATTCCGACAGGATAATAACCTCCAGCCCAAGGATTGTGTAGCGAAGTTTGGTCGCTTCCGATATCAATTTTTAAATTTTCTTGTTCAAACTTTTCCCAAACTTCTACCACATTTCCGAGATAAGCCAAAGAAACAGTTTCTTCATTTTCTTGTGCTTTTCTTACTCTAGCAACTAATTCATCTAGATTTTCATGAATTTCATCAACCCATTTTTGTTCGTGACGAATTTTGGTAATTTTAGGATTCACTTCGGCACAAACCGTGATACAACCTGCAATATTTCCTGCTTTTGGTTGAGCTCCAGACATTCCGCCTAAACCAGAAGTTACAAAAAGTCCTCCTTTTGGTGATTTTTTAATTTTTCTAAAAGCATTCAGAACCGTAATCGTAGTTCCGTGCACAATTCCTTGCGGACCAATGTACATATAACTTCCTGCGGTCATTTGTCCATATTGCGAAACTCCCAAAGCGTTAAATTTCTCCCAATCATCTGGTTTAGAATAATTTGGAATCACCATTCCGTTCGTTACTACTACTCTTGGAGCATCTTTATGACTTGGAAATAAACCAAGAGGATGCCCAGAATACATCACCAAAGTTTGTTCGTCTGTCATTTCTGACAAATATTTCATAGTCAAAAGATATTGCGCCCAATTTTGGAAAACCGCCCCATTTCCACCGTAAGTTATCAATTCATGAGGATGTTGCGCCACTGCATAACTCAAATTATTTTGAATCATGAGCATAATAGATTTCGCCTGTAAAGAATTCCCTGGATATTCTGAAATTGGTCTTGCATACATTTCGTAATCTGGACGAAAACGATACATGTAAATTCTACCATATTTCTCTAACTCTTCACGAAATTCTGGCAACAATTCTGCATGAAATTTCGGTTCAAAATAACGTAAAGCATTCTTTAGCGCTAACTTTTTCTCTTCTTCATTGAGAATTTCTTTACGTTTCGGAGCATGATTAATTTGAGGTTCGTATGGTTTTGGTTGAGGAAGTTCGGTTGGAATTCCTTGTTGTATCTGTTGTTGGAAAGTCATTTTTAATTTAGATTTTTAATTATAAATTTTAGATGTAATTATTCTAAAAATATAAGTTCTTAAAGATATTAAAATTGAAAAATAAAAACCAAATTTCTATAAAAAAGATAGCGTTCCTACGGAACGCCACTTAAAACAATATTATTTTCTACACAGATATTGTTCCTACGGAACAAAACTTTAAAAATATTCAACAATAAAATTTCAATTTAAAATCAAAATTTATAATCTTTTATAAACCTCTTCAAAATCCACTCTCATTCTATCGCCCCAAACTCCTTTTTCATCTCTTATTCCGCAAGAAACTATCATATTAATTTCTGCACCAAAAGGTAAATTGAGAATCTTTTTCACTCTTCTGCTGTCAAAACCTTCCATCGGACAAGTATCATAACCTTCATTGCTCATCGCCAACATGAAGGTTTGCGCCGCCAAAGCACACGTTTTATGTACTACTACTCTCGCATCATTTTCTGAAACTTGATAGGTAATTGGTCTGAAAACACCAATCACATTGACTAAAATTTTTCTAAAAATTCCTAGAATTCCTAGAAATTTAGAATACAAAAACGGCATTACTTTTCCGTAATACATTTGCCAACGCTTGATTCGTTTTTCTTGTTTTTCCGGAGGTGTATTTTTCAAGACGTTTTGCGTTTCTAGTTCTGCCATTTTTTTGGCTCTTTTTCTGTGCAAATCTTGTCGCGTCACGAAAACCACCATTTGTTTTGCAGTAGCTGCTGCTTCCTGACTCAAACAAGCAACCGCCAATTTTTTTAAAATTTCTGGCTCAGTAACGTGGTAAAATTCCCACAGTTGCATATTAGAAGAATTGGGCGATAAAGTAGCCAATTCTATACAATGTTTCACCTTTTCTGAATCTATTTCTACATTTTGATAATGCCTTACAGAACGGCGGTAATGAACGATATCTTCAAAAGTTTTCATCATTTTTATTTATTTCTATCCTGCAACATCGGAACGAATTTATACGCTCCGAATTCTTCTTTTTCAAATTCTTTTTCAGAAATTTTGGTAAATCTATAGAGAATCTGTTCGTCTGTTTTTCCCATAGGAATGACCATTTTTCCTCCTATTTTGAGTTGTTTCAACAGTTCTACAGGAAGAATTTCTGCTCCACAAGTCACCAAAATTTTATCAAAAGGCGCAAAAGTAGGCAAACCTAAAAATCCATCGCCAAAACTTTGAAATTTCGGACGAAGATGCATTTCACGCAGTTTTTTTTGGGCAAAATCGTGTAAATCTTTTTGTCTTTCTACGGTGTAAACAAAAGCATTCATGGTGACCAAAACCGCAGTTTGATACCCACAACCTGTACCAATTTCCAGAATTTTTTCCTTTTCCTGAACTTCTAACAATTCGGTTTGTTCGGCAACAGTAGAAGGATGCGAAATGGTTTGATTAGCCGCAATAGGAAATGCCCTGTCTTCATAAGCAAAATCCTCAAAAACACTTTCTAAAAAAAGATGACGCGGAACTTCATTCATGGCTTTTAACACATTTTCATCTGAAATTCCAATTTTTTCGCGTAGATATTCTACTAAAATTTTACGTTTTCCTTTATGTACAAATGAGTCCTGCATTTCACAAAAATACTTGAAAAGTTTTTAAACGCAAAGATTTATTTTTGATTTCGCTTAATTTTTAAGTCGCTTCGCTCAGCAATGTTCGCAAAGGTGAAAATCAAAGATTTTCTATACAAAATGAACGCTGAATTTATATAAATTTGTGTGCTTTGCAATTCATCTTTGATGAATCTTTGCATATCTTAAAAATATTTTAAAAGTATTTAAAGAAATTCTTTGCGAACTTTGCGTTAATCAATTAAATTTGAAGAAACAAAATTTCTATGTTAAAGGCAGGTTTAGTAGGTGCTGGTCACCTTGGAAAAATTCACTTAAGACTTCTTAATCAATCAGATAAATATGAACTCGTAGGTTTTCACGACAAAGATGTAGAAAACGGAAAAAAACTAGAAGCAGAGTTCGGATACAAATATTTTGAAAATTTCGATGATTTATTGGCGGAAATAGACATGTTAGACATCGTTACGCCTACTGTTTATCATTACGATTATGCCATGAAAGCCATAGAAAAAGGGCTTCATTTTTTTATAGAAAAACCAGTAACCCAAACACTGAAACAAGCGGAAGAAATTCTCTATAAATGCAGAGAAAACGGCATAAAAGCACAAGTAGGACACGTAGAAAGATATAATCCAGCGTTTATTGCGACCAAAGATTTCATCCAAAATCCTATGTTCATCGAAATTCACCGATTGGCAGAATTTAATCCGAGAGGAACAGATGTTTCGGTGGTTCTGGATTTGATGATTCACGACTTGGACATTTTGCTTTCTATTGTAAAATCTAAGGTGAAAAACATTCACGCAAGTGGAGTTTGCGTGGTTTCTAAAACACCGGATATTTGTAATGCGAGAATTGAGTTTGAAAACGGTTGCGTAGCGAATTTGACTACTTCTAGAATTTCGATGAAAGCGATGAGAAAATCTCGTTTTTTCCAACAAGATGCTTATATTTCTGTAGATTTCTTGGAGAAAAAAGCGGAAGTCATCAGAATGAAAGAAGCTCCAGAACATCCTACCGATTTTGACATGATTATCGAAAATGCAGATGGTGAAAAATCTCAAATTTTATTTGAATATCCTAACATTCAACCGAATAATGCAATTTTAGACGAGTTGAATTCTTTTGCTGATGCGATTAATGAAAACCGTGAAGTAGAAGTTTCATTAGAAGACGGAACAGAAGCGCTGAAAGTAGCTTTGGAGATTATGAAGTTGATTTCGTAATTTGTCTGGATGATGGAAGCTGGAAGCTGAAAGTCTTAAAAATAGAATAAACAAAGTTTGTCTTTCCGAAGGAATCTATACAAAACAATTTTACCACGATATTTAGATTCCTCCGGAAATCGAAGATTCTACGGAGTCAATGACAAACTAATCGCATAAAATTTTAAAATGAAAAAACTCACCATACTTTTTCTACTCATCTCCATTTTTAGTTGTGCACAAAAAGCCGAACTGAAAAAAGAAATTTCTAAAATTACCGAAGGAAAAAAAGCTACAGTTGCGGTTTCTGTTTTGGGAATAGATTTTCCATTTCAATACAACAACAATAATGCAGAGAAAAAACTTCCGATGCAAAGTGTTTTTAAATTTCATATTGCTTTGGCGGTTTTGGACTTGGTAGATCAAGGTAAACTTTCGCTTGACCAAAAAGTTTTCATCAAAAAATCTGAATTGTTACCTCAAACTTGGAGTCCAATTCGTGAGAAAAATCCCGAAGGAAATTTTGAAATAACTTTAGGTGAAGCTCTAAAATGGATGGTTTCAGAAAGTGATAATAATTGTACTGATATAATTTTAAGATTAATTGATGGAACAAAAACGGTTCAAAATTTTCTTGACGATAAAAAAATTAAAAACACACAAATAAAATTTAATGAAGAAGATTGCCATAAAATCCTTAATCTTCAATATCAGAATTATACCACTACAAAATCAGCAAACAATACTTTAAAAGTTTTTTTTGATAAAGAATTAATTTCAAAAAACTCTACCAATTTTCTTTATAAATTAATGGTAGAAACATCAACTGGTAAAAATCGTTTAGTTGCAGGAATTCCCAAAGGAACAGAAGTTGCACATAGAACGGGAACGTCTTTTACAGAAAATGGAATTACTCCTGCTATAAATAATATTGGAATTGTTACTTTACCAAATGGAAAAAAATACGCTATAAGTGTTTTTGTAAGCGACTCCAAAGAAAACTTTGGTGTAAATGAAAAAATAATTTCGGATATTTCTAAAGTGGTTTATGAAAGTTTGAATAAGCCGAAATCTGGGTTCTTTTTTAATTGGAAATAAATAATTTAGATTAACTTCGTCGAACTACTTCATTAGGTTTCCTACGGAATGACAAACTAAACGCACAAATAAAATCTTGAATTTTGAATTTTAAATATTGAATTAATTATATGAACAAAAACATCGTCGTAATAGGAGCTGGAACCATGGGAAACGGAATTGCCCATACTTTTGCTCAAACTGGTTTTAAAGTAAATTTGGTAGATGTAAAACAAGAGAATTTAGATAGAGCACTTTCTATTATTTCAAAAAATCTTGACAGAATTATTGCCAAAGGAAACCTTACCGAAGAACAAAAAGCCGAAACTCTGGGAAATATTTCAAAGTTTACCCAACTTTCAGATGCTTGTGGAAACGCAGATTTAATAGTAGAAGCTGCAACAGAAAACCAAGAATTAAAACTCAAAATCTTTCAACAAATGGATGAATTTGCGCCAGAAAATTGTATTCTCGCCACCAATACTTCATCTATTTCTATCACTAAAATTGCTTCGGCTACAAAGCGTCCAGAAAAAGTAATCGGAATGCACTTTATGAATCCAGTTCCGATTATGAAATTGGTAGAAATCATCAAAGGTTATTCTACTTCTAAAGAAACTTTTGATGCGATTTTTGAAATGTCTAAAACGCTAGGAAAAGTTCCTGTAGAAGTGAACGATTATCCTGGTTTTGTGGCCAACAGAATTCTAATGCCAATGATTAACGAAGCGATTGAAACCCTTTACAACGGAGTTGCTGGTGTAGAAGAAATTGATACCGTAATGAAACTAGGAATGGCTCATCCAATGGGACCACTTCAGTTGGCAGATTTCATAGGATTAGACGTTTGTTTGGCAATTCTCAATGTTATGTATGACGGATTCAAAAATCCTAAATATGCTCCAAATCCACTCTTAGTGAATATGGTAACTGCAGGAAAATTAGGTGTAAAATCAGGCGAAGGTTTCTATGACTATTCAGAATCTAAAAAAGCAGAAAAAGTAGCAAAAATGTTTGTGAAATAAACCTCAACTTAAACCTTTCTCCTAAAGGAGAAGGACTTTATTATGCGAAACCGAACTCAAGAAAAATATTTAAAAATCTCAGTATTCGTCATTACTTTGGTGATGATTATTTTGCGTTTTTTGCTCAACGAAAAAGGAAGAGTCACACCAGATTCTATCCGTTTTATGAGACAAGCTCACGTTTTTCCAGAAATCGACAATACTACTGCTCCTCTACTTTATCCTTTATTCATAAAGGTTTTCACTGTGTTTACAGATGAATTTTGGTCAAGTAAAATTTTGGGAATATTGTGTTATCTTTTCATGGTGTTTTTCGGTTGGAAAAAGAAATTTTATTGGCGAGAAAGCCTTTTAGTTGGGGCGTTATTCTCTATGATTTCCTTGTTTGCAGCTACACTTAGCGAAACATTATTCTTGCCCTTTTTATTCGTATTTTTCTATGTGGCAAGAAATGTTTTATTGGAGAAATATTCTAAAATTCTGAGCGTTTTGTTATTGAGTCTATCCGTTATTTTGCTTTTTAACATTCGTTATAGCGGTTTGTTTTTCATGGGTGGATTATTCGCTTTTGGAGTGCTGAATTACAAGAAAAATTTCGCAAAATTTTACATTATTTCGAGTATTATTGGACTTATTTATGTTGCAGGTTATAAACTCTTCTTCATTGATGTTTTTAACCAAAATTACGTCAATAAATTTCTAGAAATTGGCTTAAAACCAACTTCATTGCTCGTAAAAGAGTTCTTTTTAGCTATCGGAACTAGTTTCAATCCTTTCATACATATTCTCAATCCAAATGGTGGAATTCTGAATGTAGGAATTCTGGGTATTGGCTTTTTGAATATTGCATTTTTTACCTTTATTTTCATCAAAAATAAACTTTCGGCAACCGAAAAAATGATGGTTTTCTTATCGATATTCGGGATGATTTGTTCGTTTTTGATTCAGTATTTTTATCAAACAGATCCTTTAGATTATCGATTATTGGCGCCGTTTACTTTCGGAATTTGGCTGGTTTATTTCAAAAAACTTCATCAAATTTTTGGAAAATTGGTTTTTGCCATCGCTTTTTTAAGTTTAATGACAGGTTTTGTGTTCAGTTGGCTTTCCAGAGGTAATTATTTGGAAAACAGAAAACAAATGAAGGAATTTTTGGTTAAAGAAAAACTTATGGACAGTAAAATTTACTATTACCGACCAATAAAAGACGAAAATTTCAGCAGTTCTAAAATTTCTGAAATCATCAGCACGATAAACCCAAGAGTTTACATCACCGAAAAACCTGAAGATTCTTTGAAAAAAGAAGTTTTAACAAAATTTAAGATAGAATCTAAAGTGAAAATGAACAAAAACAAATTTCAATAAATAAATTTCATTAACTTTGTACTTAAGAAATTAAAATTCTAAAAATATGAAACTCCCTAAATTTTTAATGGCAGATAATTCTGAATTTCCAGAAGATTTATTTGTAGTACACACAGAATACCCAAGATTCATCCTAAACGTAGAAGAAGAAGAGGTAGAATGGTTAGATGATCTAGAAGGTGACGACGAAGAAACCATCGCTAACGAAGCTACTCAAGTAGTAGAACAAGCATTCAAATGGTGCGATGAAGAGTTAGCTAAGTATGATGACGAAGAAGATGAAGACTAAATCATAAAAGAATCCTCGAAGTAATTTTCGAGGATTCTTTTTTTATTGTTTCTTAAATTTCAATAGCAATAAATTATCTTTATAAAGTTCTAAATAACCTTCATTAACTACATATTTATTCACTTGTTCTAACACTGTGAAATAACTTTGCTCAGTCATCATATTATCACAAGCCATTTTAGTAGCTCCTACATTTCCTACATCAAAAGTCCCAGTTGAAGTGGTAATCACCACATCAGAAAAATAGTTATTGCAACCACCATTTCCTGTAATTCTCTTTCCTTCTATTACTAAAGTAGGTGCTTTCGCTCCTGAAAAATTATTATCTACCAAAGTCCATTTTGTATTGGCTACAGATTCTTGTTTAGAACCAATTTTAGAAATTGTAGCACACGAAATCATAGTTGTAGAAATCACAAGTGCCCAAAATATTTTTTTCATATGAAGATATTTATTATTCAAATGTAAGAAAAAAGTCGAGATTTCTATTCTCATCTCGACTTAAATTTTTACTAAATTATCTTAATTCTGCGCTGAATTCTTTTTGGAAATTCTTAATCAGCGAGTTCATTACTTCTGTAATTTCTTTGTCTTCTAAGGTTTTCTCCTCGTTCAACAACTCGAAACTCATCGCGTAAGATTTCTTGCCTTCTGGTAAGTTTTTTCCTTCGTAAACGTCGAATAGATTGATATTTTTCAAGAATTTAGATTTATTTTTTCTTGCCGAAGCATATAAATCTGCATAAGAAACATTTTTATCTACCAATAGCGCTAAATCTCTTCTGATTTTATTGAATTTCGGAATATCTACGAATTTGAAATTATCTGTTTTTCTAAGCGCTTGACAAGTTTCTAACTCTATTTCTGCATAGAAGCAATCTTGGTCTATATCAAATTCTTTCAACAGTTTAGGAGATACTTTTCCTAATCTGACAATGGTTTTTCCGTTTGCTGTAATTTCTAAAGCATCACCGAATCTTTCATCTTCTAAAGATTTTTCTTCTGTTACAAGATTTAATCGATCAAGAAGCACTTTTACATAACCTTTTAACATGTAAAAATCAGAGGCAGATTTTGGCATCAACCAGTTTTCTGCATACGTTCTACCCGTTGTAAGCAATGCTAATTGTTTTCTTTCCTCATACTTTTTTTTCCTTTGGTCAAGATACGCTTCGCTTGATTCGAACTTGTGATAAATTTTACCCAATTCGAAGAATTTGATGTCTGGATTTTTACGGTTAATATTGTATACTGCATTTCCTAAAAGCCCTTCTAATAAAGATTTTCTCATAAAAGCTAAATCTCCACTCAAAGGATTTAAGAGTTTTACAGCATTGGTTTCATCTTTAACAGAAGTAAGAGAATTGTTCATCACTTCATTGAAACCATTGCTTTGAAGCGTTCTTGCCCAAGAATTTTCTAGTTCGTCTTGGTCATTTACACTTAGTTTTACTGGAGTAAATGCTATTTTTTGAGGTGCATCTACTTTATTATAACCGTAAATTCTAAGAATTTCTTCTATCACGTCTATTTCTCTGGTAACATCTGCTCTGTAAGCCGGAACCGATAATTCTAAACCATCTGGAATATCATTAAGAACAGAAATTTCTAGAGACTTTAAAATTTCTTTTACTTTTTCTCTGTGAATTTTAATTCCTAAAATTTTATCAAGTTGAGAATATCTAAAAATAACTTTAGTGTCTTCTATTTTTTTAGGATAAAATTCTAAAAGATTTCCTACTTTTTTACCACCTGAGATTTCTTCAATCATTTTGATGGCATGAGTAATTGTAGTTCTGGTATTGTTAGGGTCTACTCCACGTTCGAAACGGAAAGAAGCATCTGTATTTAAACCATGAGCTTTAGCCGCTTTTCTAATCGCTACTGGATTGAAATATGCGGATTCTAAGAAAATTGTAGTTGTAGATTCAGAAACGCCA contains the following coding sequences:
- the pheT gene encoding phenylalanine--tRNA ligase subunit beta, yielding MKISNNWLKDFIKTDLATDKIGAFLTDIGLEVEGIEKFESVKGSLEGIVVGKVLTCEQHPNADKLKKTTVDIGGGQILEIVCGAPNVAAGQTVPVAVIGTKIYAKDGTAFEMKEAKIRGEKSQGMICAEDELGLSDDHGGIMVLDEEIYQVGEPFAKYFNLTNDEVYEIGLTPNRTDAMSHYGVARDLHAFLSTNGLKSEFEKVSTALVNTEGEHGFELEVEDEALCPRYIGAVIENVKISESPEWLKDRLKAIGLSPINNVVDITNYILHGFGQPLHAFDADKIAGKKVKVGVNDAGTKFVTLDGVERTLNGSEIMIKDGNNKPMCIGGVFGGNDSGVSESTTTIFLESAYFNPVAIRKAAKAHGLNTDASFRFERGVDPNNTRTTITHAIKMIEEISGGKKVGNLLEFYPKKIEDTKVIFRYSQLDKILGIKIHREKVKEILKSLEISVLNDIPDGLELSVPAYRADVTREIDVIEEILRIYGYNKVDAPQKIAFTPVKLSVNDQDELENSWARTLQSNGFNEVMNNSLTSVKDETNAVKLLNPLSGDLAFMRKSLLEGLLGNAVYNINRKNPDIKFFELGKIYHKFESSEAYLDQRKKKYEERKQLALLTTGRTYAENWLMPKSASDFYMLKGYVKVLLDRLNLVTEEKSLEDERFGDALEITANGKTIVRLGKVSPKLLKEFDIDQDCFYAEIELETCQALRKTDNFKFVDIPKFNKIRRDLALLVDKNVSYADLYASARKNKSKFLKNINLFDVYEGKNLPEGKKSYAMSFELLNEEKTLEDKEITEVMNSLIKNFQKEFSAELR
- a CDS encoding carboxypeptidase-like regulatory domain-containing protein; amino-acid sequence: MYKKLITSLLLLVTTVVLAQVGSVTISVFDEFSKKPISATVKIQNFEQTFTGNGSVSITDLMSGNYNFEIFSEGYDVGFLNDINVVPNQNLTFSIGLNKSAKQIQEVTLTKKLYKTTAESPISLRNITSEEVQKNAGSNRDVSKAILSFPGVGSTATF
- a CDS encoding 3-hydroxyacyl-CoA dehydrogenase family protein; the protein is MNKNIVVIGAGTMGNGIAHTFAQTGFKVNLVDVKQENLDRALSIISKNLDRIIAKGNLTEEQKAETLGNISKFTQLSDACGNADLIVEAATENQELKLKIFQQMDEFAPENCILATNTSSISITKIASATKRPEKVIGMHFMNPVPIMKLVEIIKGYSTSKETFDAIFEMSKTLGKVPVEVNDYPGFVANRILMPMINEAIETLYNGVAGVEEIDTVMKLGMAHPMGPLQLADFIGLDVCLAILNVMYDGFKNPKYAPNPLLVNMVTAGKLGVKSGEGFYDYSESKKAEKVAKMFVK
- a CDS encoding protein-L-isoaspartate(D-aspartate) O-methyltransferase, whose translation is MQDSFVHKGKRKILVEYLREKIGISDENVLKAMNEVPRHLFLESVFEDFAYEDRAFPIAANQTISHPSTVAEQTELLEVQEKEKILEIGTGCGYQTAVLVTMNAFVYTVERQKDLHDFAQKKLREMHLRPKFQSFGDGFLGLPTFAPFDKILVTCGAEILPVELLKQLKIGGKMVIPMGKTDEQILYRFTKISEKEFEKEEFGAYKFVPMLQDRNK
- the bla gene encoding class A beta-lactamase, subclass A2, which produces MKKLTILFLLISIFSCAQKAELKKEISKITEGKKATVAVSVLGIDFPFQYNNNNAEKKLPMQSVFKFHIALAVLDLVDQGKLSLDQKVFIKKSELLPQTWSPIREKNPEGNFEITLGEALKWMVSESDNNCTDIILRLIDGTKTVQNFLDDKKIKNTQIKFNEEDCHKILNLQYQNYTTTKSANNTLKVFFDKELISKNSTNFLYKLMVETSTGKNRLVAGIPKGTEVAHRTGTSFTENGITPAINNIGIVTLPNGKKYAISVFVSDSKENFGVNEKIISDISKVVYESLNKPKSGFFFNWK
- a CDS encoding nitroreductase family protein — encoded protein: MMKTFEDIVHYRRSVRHYQNVEIDSEKVKHCIELATLSPNSSNMQLWEFYHVTEPEILKKLAVACLSQEAAATAKQMVVFVTRQDLHRKRAKKMAELETQNVLKNTPPEKQEKRIKRWQMYYGKVMPFLYSKFLGILGIFRKILVNVIGVFRPITYQVSENDARVVVHKTCALAAQTFMLAMSNEGYDTCPMEGFDSRRVKKILNLPFGAEINMIVSCGIRDEKGVWGDRMRVDFEEVYKRL
- a CDS encoding urocanate hydratase, which codes for MTFQQQIQQGIPTELPQPKPYEPQINHAPKRKEILNEEEKKLALKNALRYFEPKFHAELLPEFREELEKYGRIYMYRFRPDYEMYARPISEYPGNSLQAKSIMLMIQNNLSYAVAQHPHELITYGGNGAVFQNWAQYLLTMKYLSEMTDEQTLVMYSGHPLGLFPSHKDAPRVVVTNGMVIPNYSKPDDWEKFNALGVSQYGQMTAGSYMYIGPQGIVHGTTITVLNAFRKIKKSPKGGLFVTSGLGGMSGAQPKAGNIAGCITVCAEVNPKITKIRHEQKWVDEIHENLDELVARVRKAQENEETVSLAYLGNVVEVWEKFEQENLKIDIGSDQTSLHNPWAGGYYPVGISFEDSNKMMAENPELFKEKVQESLRRHAATINKHTEKGTYFFDYGNAFLLECSRAGADVLAENPTLGREFKYPSYVQDIMGPMCFDYGFGPFRWVCASGKPEDLQKTDEIACEVLEEIMKNSPEEIQQQMQDNITWIKGAQENNLVVGSQARILYADAEGRMKIAEKFNQAIKNGEIGPVVLGRDHHDVSGTDSPYRETSNIYDGSRFTADMAIHNVIGDSFRGATWVSIHNGGGVGWGEVINGGFGMLLDGSEDADRRLKSMLFWDVNNGISRRSWARNEGAIFAIKRAMEAEPNLKVTLPNFVDESLF
- a CDS encoding META domain-containing protein; this translates as MKKIFWALVISTTMISCATISKIGSKQESVANTKWTLVDNNFSGAKAPTLVIEGKRITGNGGCNNYFSDVVITTSTGTFDVGNVGATKMACDNMMTEQSYFTVLEQVNKYVVNEGYLELYKDNLLLLKFKKQ
- a CDS encoding Gfo/Idh/MocA family protein, with translation MLKAGLVGAGHLGKIHLRLLNQSDKYELVGFHDKDVENGKKLEAEFGYKYFENFDDLLAEIDMLDIVTPTVYHYDYAMKAIEKGLHFFIEKPVTQTLKQAEEILYKCRENGIKAQVGHVERYNPAFIATKDFIQNPMFIEIHRLAEFNPRGTDVSVVLDLMIHDLDILLSIVKSKVKNIHASGVCVVSKTPDICNARIEFENGCVANLTTSRISMKAMRKSRFFQQDAYISVDFLEKKAEVIRMKEAPEHPTDFDMIIENADGEKSQILFEYPNIQPNNAILDELNSFADAINENREVEVSLEDGTEALKVALEIMKLIS